A genomic stretch from Macaca nemestrina isolate mMacNem1 chromosome 16, mMacNem.hap1, whole genome shotgun sequence includes:
- the LOC139359168 gene encoding disco-interacting protein 2 homolog C-like isoform X3 — MRSSGEKMEPDVDVHTEAVQAALAKHKEWKMAVPMPSKRRSLVVQTSMDAYTPPDTSSGSEDEGSLQGDSQGTRPPARAASTWSTGSVRPSTAPPRPPPPHPPRRAGTAELPTGWRMPWPRPTWKIILHLLT, encoded by the exons atgagaagctctggggaaaagatggagcctgacgtgg acgtccacacggaagctgtCCAGGCAGCTCTGGCCAAACACAAAGAGTGGAAGATGgcggtgcctatgccttccaaacgcaggtccctggtcgtgCAGACCTCCATGGATgcctacacccctccag ATACCTCTTCTGGCTCCGAAGATGAAGGCTCATTGCAGGGGGACTCCCAGGGCACCCgacctccagccagggcagcatcaaCATGGAGCACTGGATCAGTCAGGCCATCCACGGCTCCACCACGTCCACCACCTCCTCATCCTCCACGCAGAGCGGGGACAGCAGAGCTGCCAACAGGCTGGCGGATGCCATGGCCCAGACCCACATGG AAAATCATTCTGCACCTCCTGACGTAA
- the LOC139359168 gene encoding uncharacterized protein isoform X2, whose protein sequence is MEVSHGARPSQMPNVHVGPLFCRVHITRRKVTQMQDGVDVNLRKLHESERLLSQLPVSPFEGYRTLLSIDGGEWVPLPHSVILHIDRDVHTEAVQAALAKHKEWKMAVPMPSKRRSLVVQTSMDAYTPPGWNSAS, encoded by the exons ATGGAAGTGAGTCATGgtgccagaccctcacaaatgccgaatgtccacgtgggacctctcttctgtcgggtccacatcacaagaagaaaagtcacTCAAATGCAGGACGGAGTGGACGTGAATCTCCgaaaactccatgaatcagagcgactgctttcccaattgccggtctccccatttgag ggatacaggacgTTGCTGAGTATTGACGGGGGCGAGTGGGTCCCGCTGCCCCACAGTGTGATCCTGCATATCGACAGgg acgtccacacggaagctgtCCAGGCAGCTCTGGCCAAACACAAAGAGTGGAAGATGgcggtgcctatgccttccaaacgcaggtccctggtcgtgCAGACCTCCATGGATgcctacacccctccag gttggaattcagcatcatga
- the LOC139359168 gene encoding uncharacterized protein isoform X1 — protein MEVSHGARPSQMPNVHVGPLFCRVHITRRKVTQMQDGVDVNLRKLHESERLLSQLPVSPFEGYRTLLSIDGGEWVPLPHSVILHIDRDVHTEAVQAALAKHKEWKMAVPMPSKRRSLVVQTSMDAYTPPDTSSGSEDEGSLQGDSQGTRPPARAASTWSTGSVRPSTAPPRPPPPHPPRRAGTAELPTGWRMPWPRPTWKIILHLLT, from the exons ATGGAAGTGAGTCATGgtgccagaccctcacaaatgccgaatgtccacgtgggacctctcttctgtcgggtccacatcacaagaagaaaagtcacTCAAATGCAGGACGGAGTGGACGTGAATCTCCgaaaactccatgaatcagagcgactgctttcccaattgccggtctccccatttgag ggatacaggacgTTGCTGAGTATTGACGGGGGCGAGTGGGTCCCGCTGCCCCACAGTGTGATCCTGCATATCGACAGgg acgtccacacggaagctgtCCAGGCAGCTCTGGCCAAACACAAAGAGTGGAAGATGgcggtgcctatgccttccaaacgcaggtccctggtcgtgCAGACCTCCATGGATgcctacacccctccag ATACCTCTTCTGGCTCCGAAGATGAAGGCTCATTGCAGGGGGACTCCCAGGGCACCCgacctccagccagggcagcatcaaCATGGAGCACTGGATCAGTCAGGCCATCCACGGCTCCACCACGTCCACCACCTCCTCATCCTCCACGCAGAGCGGGGACAGCAGAGCTGCCAACAGGCTGGCGGATGCCATGGCCCAGACCCACATGG AAAATCATTCTGCACCTCCTGACGTAA